One window from the genome of Malus domestica chromosome 01, GDT2T_hap1 encodes:
- the LOC103441353 gene encoding methyl-CpG-binding domain-containing protein 13-like isoform X1 — protein sequence MADQNSEEWLPAGWTVEVKVRKNGRRDKYYYESSSGHRFSSRAEVSRYLSTSKTSREDKQKIEETLKRPSDDVVVEKTVAERLPPGWIKEIRMTKKARKIRRDTHYIAPVSEKVFRSLRDVHRYLENEEPGRLNVEPSGSSDKELEDEKSSKQKLDNASLNFNETTKDGEILNCSCNGEGLHLPEHTSDQSGVGIELGSLNPSEAKGSEQNEQDGDSTKSECISAPAGGDPPDNQCLESGMIKHEINRSGLCKSKNKKELILPRRASKRLAGVEVGPFPELKTSIRARRAATEQSGEGTRHTTEGPSLPEHSSDQSEVGSLNPPESKGSEQKEQDCDSTKNECISIPAGGGPPDKQCLETGLIKHEGKKTHLDLCKSKNKMEPIVPRRASMRLAGVEAGPVPEVKPSTPARRFAVKQSGEGVHRTTEGSSLGNLPSCAFQQPDYHEVEPEKHIQNVEQAINGDAKQRCASVFPLGSRSSPEEHAGKLETDYKAEEKPGLQPDLPLGDFFTDPCIAFAIETLTGIGFDNARSDGDHSSGGLTTPKDHHGDIDNKSSGKQESGNLFIPERWGKVGKDDDAGQKSGSPTELPFGGSWPDPCIEFAIKTLTGAIPVDYDPHIEEYFQQQLSSSKTQGTSDLTLKNVGLDNFCQTDDLCEQFCHAEVPVLKKQALSEPRHTRSRSLHSSGGSDVNQKGRQRH from the exons ATGGCGGACCAGAACTCCGAGGAATGGCTCCCAGCTGGATGGACAGTGGAGGTCAAAGTTAGAAAAAACGGCAGAAGAGACAAG TATTACTACGAATCCTCAAGTGGACATAGATTTAGTTCCAGGGCGGAGGTATCTCGCTATCTCAGCACCTCCAAAACCAGTCGTGAAGACAAACAGAAAATTGAGGAGACTCTCAAGCGACCTTCAGATGAT GTTGTAGTTGAGAAGACTGTAGCAGAAAGACTGCCTCCAGGATGGATCAAAGAAATCCGGATGACGAAAAAGGCTCGTAAGATTAGGAGAGACACG CATTATATTGCTCCTGTAAGTGAAAAAGTATTCCGCTCTCTCAGGGATGTGCATCGCTATCTTGAAAATGAGGAGCCAGGAAGGTTAAATGTCGAGCCGAGTGGCAGCAGTGATAAGGAATTGGAAGATGAAAAATCCTCT AAACAGAAATTAGACAACGCAAGTTTGAACTTCAACGAGACAACGAAGGATGGAGAGATACTTAATTGTTCATGTAACGGAGAAGGCCTGCACCTTCCTGAACATACTTCTGATCAGA GTGGGGTGGGCATTGAATTAGGCAGCTTAAATCCTTCAGAAGCCAAAGGTTCAGAGCAAAATGAACAAGACGGTGATTCCACAAAAAGTGAATGCATTTCAGCTCCTGCTGGTGGAGACCCGCCAGATAACCAATGCCTGGAAAGTGGGATGATAAAACATGAAATAAACCGTTCTGGCCTCTGCAAATCAAAGAACAAGAAAGAGCTTATCTTGCCTCGCCGTGCTTCAAAGCGACTAGCTGGAGTTGAAGTTGGTCCATTTCCAGAACTGAAAACAAGTATTCGAGCCCGTCGAGCTGCAACTGAACAGTCAGGGGAGGGAACGCGCCATACAACCGAAGGCCCGTCCCTTCCTGAACACAGTTCTGATCAGA GTGAGGTGGGCAGCTTAAATCCTCCAGAATCCAAAGGTTCAGAGCAAAAAGAACAGGACTGTGATTCCACAAAAAATGAATGTATTTCAATTCCTGCAGGTGGAGGTCCGCCAGATAAGCAATGCCTGGAAACTGGTCTGATAAAACATGAAGGGAAAAAGACCCATCTTGACCTTTGCAAATCAAAGAACAAGATGGAGCCTATCGTTCCTCGCCGTGCTTCAATGAGACTAGCTGGAGTTGAAGCTGGTCCAGTTCCAGAAGTGAAACCAAGTACTCCAGCACGTCGATTTGCTGTTAAACAGTCAGGGGAGGGAGTACACCGTACAACTGAAGGTTCTTCCCTTGGTAATTTGCCTAGTTGTGCATTCCAGCAGCCTGATTATCATGAGGTTGAGCCAGAAAAGCATATTCAAAATGTGGAACAAGCAATTAATGGTGACGCTAAGCAAAGGTGTGCTTCTGTTTTCCCATTGGGGAGCCGAAGTAGCCCAGAAGAGCATGCAGGAAAACTTGAAACCGATTATAAGGCTGAAGAGAAGCCAGGACTTCAACCAGACTTACCTCTCGGCGATTTCTTCACGGATCCTTGCATTGCATTTGCAATAGAGACTCTCACTGGAATAGGTTTTGACAATGCCAGGAGCGATGGTGACCATTCTTCAGGAGGACTAACTACACCAAAAGATCATCATGGGGACATAGACAATAAGAGCAGTGGGAAGCAGGAAAGCGGCAACCTTTTTATTCCAGAACGCTGGGGGAAAGTTGGAAAGGATGATGATGCTGGACAGAAGTCAGGATCCCCTACTGAGTTGCCTTTTGGGGGTTCATGGCCCGATCCATGCATTGAATTTGCTATAAAAACTCTCACGGGTGCAATCCCAGTAGACTACGATCCGCACATCGAGGAATACTTTCAGCAGCAACTAAGCTCATCAAAAACTCAAGGAACAAGCGACTTGACCTTGAAAAATGTTGGTCTAGATAACTTCTGCCAAACGGATGATTTGTGCGAGCAGTTCTGTCATGCGGAGGTCCCTGTGCTTAAGAAACAAGCGCTTTCTGAACCTCGACACACCAGGAGCCGAAGTTTACACAGTTCCGGTGGATCAGATGTAAACCAAAAGGGGAGGCAGAGACACTGA
- the LOC103441353 gene encoding methyl-CpG-binding domain-containing protein 13-like isoform X4: protein MTKKARKIRRDTHYIAPVSEKVFRSLRDVHRYLENEEPGRLNVEPSGSSDKELEDEKSSKLDNASLNFNETTKDGEILNCSCNGEGLHLPEHTSDQSGVGIELGSLNPSEAKGSEQNEQDGDSTKSECISAPAGGDPPDNQCLESGMIKHEINRSGLCKSKNKKELILPRRASKRLAGVEVGPFPELKTSIRARRAATEQSGEGTRHTTEGPSLPEHSSDQSEVGSLNPPESKGSEQKEQDCDSTKNECISIPAGGGPPDKQCLETGLIKHEGKKTHLDLCKSKNKMEPIVPRRASMRLAGVEAGPVPEVKPSTPARRFAVKQSGEGVHRTTEGSSLGNLPSCAFQQPDYHEVEPEKHIQNVEQAINGDAKQRCASVFPLGSRSSPEEHAGKLETDYKAEEKPGLQPDLPLGDFFTDPCIAFAIETLTGIGFDNARSDGDHSSGGLTTPKDHHGDIDNKSSGKQESGNLFIPERWGKVGKDDDAGQKSGSPTELPFGGSWPDPCIEFAIKTLTGAIPVDYDPHIEEYFQQQLSSSKTQGTSDLTLKNVGLDNFCQTDDLCEQFCHAEVPVLKKQALSEPRHTRSRSLHSSGGSDVNQKGRQRH, encoded by the exons ATGACGAAAAAGGCTCGTAAGATTAGGAGAGACACG CATTATATTGCTCCTGTAAGTGAAAAAGTATTCCGCTCTCTCAGGGATGTGCATCGCTATCTTGAAAATGAGGAGCCAGGAAGGTTAAATGTCGAGCCGAGTGGCAGCAGTGATAAGGAATTGGAAGATGAAAAATCCTCT AAATTAGACAACGCAAGTTTGAACTTCAACGAGACAACGAAGGATGGAGAGATACTTAATTGTTCATGTAACGGAGAAGGCCTGCACCTTCCTGAACATACTTCTGATCAGA GTGGGGTGGGCATTGAATTAGGCAGCTTAAATCCTTCAGAAGCCAAAGGTTCAGAGCAAAATGAACAAGACGGTGATTCCACAAAAAGTGAATGCATTTCAGCTCCTGCTGGTGGAGACCCGCCAGATAACCAATGCCTGGAAAGTGGGATGATAAAACATGAAATAAACCGTTCTGGCCTCTGCAAATCAAAGAACAAGAAAGAGCTTATCTTGCCTCGCCGTGCTTCAAAGCGACTAGCTGGAGTTGAAGTTGGTCCATTTCCAGAACTGAAAACAAGTATTCGAGCCCGTCGAGCTGCAACTGAACAGTCAGGGGAGGGAACGCGCCATACAACCGAAGGCCCGTCCCTTCCTGAACACAGTTCTGATCAGA GTGAGGTGGGCAGCTTAAATCCTCCAGAATCCAAAGGTTCAGAGCAAAAAGAACAGGACTGTGATTCCACAAAAAATGAATGTATTTCAATTCCTGCAGGTGGAGGTCCGCCAGATAAGCAATGCCTGGAAACTGGTCTGATAAAACATGAAGGGAAAAAGACCCATCTTGACCTTTGCAAATCAAAGAACAAGATGGAGCCTATCGTTCCTCGCCGTGCTTCAATGAGACTAGCTGGAGTTGAAGCTGGTCCAGTTCCAGAAGTGAAACCAAGTACTCCAGCACGTCGATTTGCTGTTAAACAGTCAGGGGAGGGAGTACACCGTACAACTGAAGGTTCTTCCCTTGGTAATTTGCCTAGTTGTGCATTCCAGCAGCCTGATTATCATGAGGTTGAGCCAGAAAAGCATATTCAAAATGTGGAACAAGCAATTAATGGTGACGCTAAGCAAAGGTGTGCTTCTGTTTTCCCATTGGGGAGCCGAAGTAGCCCAGAAGAGCATGCAGGAAAACTTGAAACCGATTATAAGGCTGAAGAGAAGCCAGGACTTCAACCAGACTTACCTCTCGGCGATTTCTTCACGGATCCTTGCATTGCATTTGCAATAGAGACTCTCACTGGAATAGGTTTTGACAATGCCAGGAGCGATGGTGACCATTCTTCAGGAGGACTAACTACACCAAAAGATCATCATGGGGACATAGACAATAAGAGCAGTGGGAAGCAGGAAAGCGGCAACCTTTTTATTCCAGAACGCTGGGGGAAAGTTGGAAAGGATGATGATGCTGGACAGAAGTCAGGATCCCCTACTGAGTTGCCTTTTGGGGGTTCATGGCCCGATCCATGCATTGAATTTGCTATAAAAACTCTCACGGGTGCAATCCCAGTAGACTACGATCCGCACATCGAGGAATACTTTCAGCAGCAACTAAGCTCATCAAAAACTCAAGGAACAAGCGACTTGACCTTGAAAAATGTTGGTCTAGATAACTTCTGCCAAACGGATGATTTGTGCGAGCAGTTCTGTCATGCGGAGGTCCCTGTGCTTAAGAAACAAGCGCTTTCTGAACCTCGACACACCAGGAGCCGAAGTTTACACAGTTCCGGTGGATCAGATGTAAACCAAAAGGGGAGGCAGAGACACTGA
- the LOC103441353 gene encoding methyl-CpG-binding domain-containing protein 13-like isoform X2 — MADQNSEEWLPAGWTVEVKVRKNGRRDKYYYESSSGHRFSSRAEVSRYLSTSKTSREDKQKIEETLKRPSDDVVVEKTVAERLPPGWIKEIRMTKKARKIRRDTHYIAPVSEKVFRSLRDVHRYLENEEPGRLNVEPSGSSDKELEDEKSSKLDNASLNFNETTKDGEILNCSCNGEGLHLPEHTSDQSGVGIELGSLNPSEAKGSEQNEQDGDSTKSECISAPAGGDPPDNQCLESGMIKHEINRSGLCKSKNKKELILPRRASKRLAGVEVGPFPELKTSIRARRAATEQSGEGTRHTTEGPSLPEHSSDQSEVGSLNPPESKGSEQKEQDCDSTKNECISIPAGGGPPDKQCLETGLIKHEGKKTHLDLCKSKNKMEPIVPRRASMRLAGVEAGPVPEVKPSTPARRFAVKQSGEGVHRTTEGSSLGNLPSCAFQQPDYHEVEPEKHIQNVEQAINGDAKQRCASVFPLGSRSSPEEHAGKLETDYKAEEKPGLQPDLPLGDFFTDPCIAFAIETLTGIGFDNARSDGDHSSGGLTTPKDHHGDIDNKSSGKQESGNLFIPERWGKVGKDDDAGQKSGSPTELPFGGSWPDPCIEFAIKTLTGAIPVDYDPHIEEYFQQQLSSSKTQGTSDLTLKNVGLDNFCQTDDLCEQFCHAEVPVLKKQALSEPRHTRSRSLHSSGGSDVNQKGRQRH, encoded by the exons ATGGCGGACCAGAACTCCGAGGAATGGCTCCCAGCTGGATGGACAGTGGAGGTCAAAGTTAGAAAAAACGGCAGAAGAGACAAG TATTACTACGAATCCTCAAGTGGACATAGATTTAGTTCCAGGGCGGAGGTATCTCGCTATCTCAGCACCTCCAAAACCAGTCGTGAAGACAAACAGAAAATTGAGGAGACTCTCAAGCGACCTTCAGATGAT GTTGTAGTTGAGAAGACTGTAGCAGAAAGACTGCCTCCAGGATGGATCAAAGAAATCCGGATGACGAAAAAGGCTCGTAAGATTAGGAGAGACACG CATTATATTGCTCCTGTAAGTGAAAAAGTATTCCGCTCTCTCAGGGATGTGCATCGCTATCTTGAAAATGAGGAGCCAGGAAGGTTAAATGTCGAGCCGAGTGGCAGCAGTGATAAGGAATTGGAAGATGAAAAATCCTCT AAATTAGACAACGCAAGTTTGAACTTCAACGAGACAACGAAGGATGGAGAGATACTTAATTGTTCATGTAACGGAGAAGGCCTGCACCTTCCTGAACATACTTCTGATCAGA GTGGGGTGGGCATTGAATTAGGCAGCTTAAATCCTTCAGAAGCCAAAGGTTCAGAGCAAAATGAACAAGACGGTGATTCCACAAAAAGTGAATGCATTTCAGCTCCTGCTGGTGGAGACCCGCCAGATAACCAATGCCTGGAAAGTGGGATGATAAAACATGAAATAAACCGTTCTGGCCTCTGCAAATCAAAGAACAAGAAAGAGCTTATCTTGCCTCGCCGTGCTTCAAAGCGACTAGCTGGAGTTGAAGTTGGTCCATTTCCAGAACTGAAAACAAGTATTCGAGCCCGTCGAGCTGCAACTGAACAGTCAGGGGAGGGAACGCGCCATACAACCGAAGGCCCGTCCCTTCCTGAACACAGTTCTGATCAGA GTGAGGTGGGCAGCTTAAATCCTCCAGAATCCAAAGGTTCAGAGCAAAAAGAACAGGACTGTGATTCCACAAAAAATGAATGTATTTCAATTCCTGCAGGTGGAGGTCCGCCAGATAAGCAATGCCTGGAAACTGGTCTGATAAAACATGAAGGGAAAAAGACCCATCTTGACCTTTGCAAATCAAAGAACAAGATGGAGCCTATCGTTCCTCGCCGTGCTTCAATGAGACTAGCTGGAGTTGAAGCTGGTCCAGTTCCAGAAGTGAAACCAAGTACTCCAGCACGTCGATTTGCTGTTAAACAGTCAGGGGAGGGAGTACACCGTACAACTGAAGGTTCTTCCCTTGGTAATTTGCCTAGTTGTGCATTCCAGCAGCCTGATTATCATGAGGTTGAGCCAGAAAAGCATATTCAAAATGTGGAACAAGCAATTAATGGTGACGCTAAGCAAAGGTGTGCTTCTGTTTTCCCATTGGGGAGCCGAAGTAGCCCAGAAGAGCATGCAGGAAAACTTGAAACCGATTATAAGGCTGAAGAGAAGCCAGGACTTCAACCAGACTTACCTCTCGGCGATTTCTTCACGGATCCTTGCATTGCATTTGCAATAGAGACTCTCACTGGAATAGGTTTTGACAATGCCAGGAGCGATGGTGACCATTCTTCAGGAGGACTAACTACACCAAAAGATCATCATGGGGACATAGACAATAAGAGCAGTGGGAAGCAGGAAAGCGGCAACCTTTTTATTCCAGAACGCTGGGGGAAAGTTGGAAAGGATGATGATGCTGGACAGAAGTCAGGATCCCCTACTGAGTTGCCTTTTGGGGGTTCATGGCCCGATCCATGCATTGAATTTGCTATAAAAACTCTCACGGGTGCAATCCCAGTAGACTACGATCCGCACATCGAGGAATACTTTCAGCAGCAACTAAGCTCATCAAAAACTCAAGGAACAAGCGACTTGACCTTGAAAAATGTTGGTCTAGATAACTTCTGCCAAACGGATGATTTGTGCGAGCAGTTCTGTCATGCGGAGGTCCCTGTGCTTAAGAAACAAGCGCTTTCTGAACCTCGACACACCAGGAGCCGAAGTTTACACAGTTCCGGTGGATCAGATGTAAACCAAAAGGGGAGGCAGAGACACTGA
- the LOC103441353 gene encoding methyl-CpG-binding domain-containing protein 13-like isoform X3, with product MTKKARKIRRDTHYIAPVSEKVFRSLRDVHRYLENEEPGRLNVEPSGSSDKELEDEKSSKQKLDNASLNFNETTKDGEILNCSCNGEGLHLPEHTSDQSGVGIELGSLNPSEAKGSEQNEQDGDSTKSECISAPAGGDPPDNQCLESGMIKHEINRSGLCKSKNKKELILPRRASKRLAGVEVGPFPELKTSIRARRAATEQSGEGTRHTTEGPSLPEHSSDQSEVGSLNPPESKGSEQKEQDCDSTKNECISIPAGGGPPDKQCLETGLIKHEGKKTHLDLCKSKNKMEPIVPRRASMRLAGVEAGPVPEVKPSTPARRFAVKQSGEGVHRTTEGSSLGNLPSCAFQQPDYHEVEPEKHIQNVEQAINGDAKQRCASVFPLGSRSSPEEHAGKLETDYKAEEKPGLQPDLPLGDFFTDPCIAFAIETLTGIGFDNARSDGDHSSGGLTTPKDHHGDIDNKSSGKQESGNLFIPERWGKVGKDDDAGQKSGSPTELPFGGSWPDPCIEFAIKTLTGAIPVDYDPHIEEYFQQQLSSSKTQGTSDLTLKNVGLDNFCQTDDLCEQFCHAEVPVLKKQALSEPRHTRSRSLHSSGGSDVNQKGRQRH from the exons ATGACGAAAAAGGCTCGTAAGATTAGGAGAGACACG CATTATATTGCTCCTGTAAGTGAAAAAGTATTCCGCTCTCTCAGGGATGTGCATCGCTATCTTGAAAATGAGGAGCCAGGAAGGTTAAATGTCGAGCCGAGTGGCAGCAGTGATAAGGAATTGGAAGATGAAAAATCCTCT AAACAGAAATTAGACAACGCAAGTTTGAACTTCAACGAGACAACGAAGGATGGAGAGATACTTAATTGTTCATGTAACGGAGAAGGCCTGCACCTTCCTGAACATACTTCTGATCAGA GTGGGGTGGGCATTGAATTAGGCAGCTTAAATCCTTCAGAAGCCAAAGGTTCAGAGCAAAATGAACAAGACGGTGATTCCACAAAAAGTGAATGCATTTCAGCTCCTGCTGGTGGAGACCCGCCAGATAACCAATGCCTGGAAAGTGGGATGATAAAACATGAAATAAACCGTTCTGGCCTCTGCAAATCAAAGAACAAGAAAGAGCTTATCTTGCCTCGCCGTGCTTCAAAGCGACTAGCTGGAGTTGAAGTTGGTCCATTTCCAGAACTGAAAACAAGTATTCGAGCCCGTCGAGCTGCAACTGAACAGTCAGGGGAGGGAACGCGCCATACAACCGAAGGCCCGTCCCTTCCTGAACACAGTTCTGATCAGA GTGAGGTGGGCAGCTTAAATCCTCCAGAATCCAAAGGTTCAGAGCAAAAAGAACAGGACTGTGATTCCACAAAAAATGAATGTATTTCAATTCCTGCAGGTGGAGGTCCGCCAGATAAGCAATGCCTGGAAACTGGTCTGATAAAACATGAAGGGAAAAAGACCCATCTTGACCTTTGCAAATCAAAGAACAAGATGGAGCCTATCGTTCCTCGCCGTGCTTCAATGAGACTAGCTGGAGTTGAAGCTGGTCCAGTTCCAGAAGTGAAACCAAGTACTCCAGCACGTCGATTTGCTGTTAAACAGTCAGGGGAGGGAGTACACCGTACAACTGAAGGTTCTTCCCTTGGTAATTTGCCTAGTTGTGCATTCCAGCAGCCTGATTATCATGAGGTTGAGCCAGAAAAGCATATTCAAAATGTGGAACAAGCAATTAATGGTGACGCTAAGCAAAGGTGTGCTTCTGTTTTCCCATTGGGGAGCCGAAGTAGCCCAGAAGAGCATGCAGGAAAACTTGAAACCGATTATAAGGCTGAAGAGAAGCCAGGACTTCAACCAGACTTACCTCTCGGCGATTTCTTCACGGATCCTTGCATTGCATTTGCAATAGAGACTCTCACTGGAATAGGTTTTGACAATGCCAGGAGCGATGGTGACCATTCTTCAGGAGGACTAACTACACCAAAAGATCATCATGGGGACATAGACAATAAGAGCAGTGGGAAGCAGGAAAGCGGCAACCTTTTTATTCCAGAACGCTGGGGGAAAGTTGGAAAGGATGATGATGCTGGACAGAAGTCAGGATCCCCTACTGAGTTGCCTTTTGGGGGTTCATGGCCCGATCCATGCATTGAATTTGCTATAAAAACTCTCACGGGTGCAATCCCAGTAGACTACGATCCGCACATCGAGGAATACTTTCAGCAGCAACTAAGCTCATCAAAAACTCAAGGAACAAGCGACTTGACCTTGAAAAATGTTGGTCTAGATAACTTCTGCCAAACGGATGATTTGTGCGAGCAGTTCTGTCATGCGGAGGTCCCTGTGCTTAAGAAACAAGCGCTTTCTGAACCTCGACACACCAGGAGCCGAAGTTTACACAGTTCCGGTGGATCAGATGTAAACCAAAAGGGGAGGCAGAGACACTGA